From a region of the Thermosipho melanesiensis BI429 genome:
- a CDS encoding pseudouridine synthase: MKGVDNIKLQRILQICGFARRKADELIFSKKVKVNGKIVTKPWFDVKVDDEITVEGKKFTLPKFEYYVLHKPKGYVTSLYDPKEKNTIKEFFKDKPLKPAGRLDKDVSGVLILTNDGDLIDVLTNAKYGVKKVYIAKITGRVKFEDLLSLKKGIYDKGDFLKLEHFDILEQGFNYSTVKVEMIKGKKHEVKRLFEKIGHKVLELRRIKHGPVSISLAPNPGDMRKIEGEILKKLLKLKRRKKA, encoded by the coding sequence ATGAAAGGAGTTGATAATATTAAATTACAAAGGATTCTCCAAATATGTGGCTTTGCAAGAAGAAAAGCAGATGAACTTATATTTTCAAAAAAGGTAAAAGTTAATGGTAAAATAGTTACCAAACCCTGGTTTGATGTAAAAGTAGATGATGAAATAACCGTAGAAGGAAAAAAGTTTACACTTCCAAAGTTTGAATATTATGTTTTACACAAACCAAAAGGTTATGTAACAAGTCTATACGACCCAAAAGAGAAAAACACGATAAAAGAGTTTTTCAAAGATAAACCTTTAAAACCAGCTGGAAGACTGGATAAAGACGTTTCTGGTGTCTTAATATTAACCAATGATGGAGATTTAATTGATGTTTTAACAAATGCAAAATATGGAGTAAAAAAAGTTTATATAGCAAAAATAACTGGAAGGGTTAAGTTTGAAGACCTTCTTTCTCTAAAAAAAGGCATATACGATAAAGGTGACTTTTTAAAACTTGAACACTTTGACATCCTAGAACAAGGATTCAACTATTCAACAGTAAAGGTAGAAATGATAAAAGGAAAAAAACATGAAGTAAAAAGACTCTTTGAGAAAATAGGTCATAAAGTTTTAGAATTAAGAAGAATAAAACACGGTCCTGTAAGTATTTCTCTTGCTCCAAATCCCGGGGATATGAGAAAGATAGAAGGAGAAATTCTAAAGAAACTTTTAAAATTAAAAAGGAGGAAAAAAGCATGA
- the galE gene encoding UDP-glucose 4-epimerase GalE — MNVLVAGGAGYIGSHVCKKLNEKGYHVIVIDNLSNGHKEFAKYGEFILGDISDKKLLEIVFSNYHIDAVMHFCAYIEVGESVVNPHKYYENNVSSTLVLLHSMLKHNIKKFIFSSTAAIYGLPNKIPIKEDAPKNPINPYGKSKYMVEEILDDFDKAYGLKSIRFRYFNAAGADESGEIGEAHNPETHLIPLILDAAMGRRESIKIFGTDYDTKDGTCIRDFVHVNDLADAHIKGLEYLLSENKTDYFNLGSGEGFSVKEVIEKVKEITNVDFKVEETDRRPGDPAYLIADNKKAKDILSWKINYSLEDIIKTAWNWHRVRYNGDN; from the coding sequence ATGAATGTTTTAGTTGCAGGTGGTGCTGGATATATTGGCTCTCACGTTTGTAAGAAGCTTAACGAAAAAGGATACCATGTGATTGTAATTGATAATCTTTCAAACGGTCACAAAGAATTTGCAAAATACGGTGAATTTATTTTAGGGGACATTTCAGATAAAAAATTACTTGAGATAGTTTTTAGTAATTATCATATAGATGCTGTTATGCATTTTTGCGCATACATTGAAGTAGGGGAATCCGTTGTAAATCCGCATAAATACTATGAAAATAACGTCTCAAGTACCCTTGTTCTCTTACATTCTATGTTAAAACACAATATTAAAAAGTTTATTTTTTCATCTACAGCAGCAATATACGGACTCCCCAACAAAATCCCTATAAAGGAAGACGCCCCCAAAAATCCCATAAATCCATATGGAAAGAGTAAATATATGGTAGAAGAAATTTTAGACGATTTTGATAAGGCTTATGGGTTAAAAAGTATACGATTTAGATACTTTAATGCAGCAGGTGCCGATGAATCAGGAGAGATTGGAGAAGCACACAATCCCGAAACTCATCTTATTCCACTAATTTTAGATGCAGCAATGGGAAGAAGGGAGAGTATAAAGATTTTTGGAACGGACTACGATACCAAAGATGGGACTTGTATTAGAGATTTTGTACACGTTAACGACCTTGCAGATGCGCATATAAAAGGATTAGAATATCTTTTAAGTGAAAACAAAACAGATTATTTTAACTTAGGTAGCGGCGAGGGTTTTTCTGTAAAAGAGGTTATTGAAAAAGTAAAAGAAATAACAAACGTGGATTTTAAAGTTGAAGAAACTGATAGACGACCAGGTGATCCAGCCTATTTAATAGCAGATAACAAAAAGGCAAAAGATATACTTTCTTGGAAAATAAATTATTCACTAGAAGATATTATTAAAACCGCTTGGAATTGGCATAGGGTGAGATACAATGGGGATAATTGA
- a CDS encoding heme NO-binding domain-containing protein — protein MKSFVMNIWINTWKKLYGEKVVNELIESFNLNTEVLLNPINDVEDNFVVKFSQELSKKVGKTYEQLWEETGFENIFTFRSYYPGYFKKDGILSFLSVMDMVHRALTRRIKGAKPPRIIYTYIDEKTARIRYESKRDFRSYFIGLTKGASKLFDDPVELEILNQGSNSSGAFIEIKVKATKPYGKLIRLKAFKLVSFGLLKNILNNNLIFFPLILFVISLLSSSFTPPVVSSIIIAISSFVLSIPVVFDLKKGFKSLKFDDLSSVTYITGERNFEEISQKLNKANEKFKEMFISFQGDTEELLNFSEKTMNSIDIVQEQIDTMKDLSTQVADTAIQISNDAERISETVSSNVETISQTINQQNEIIKSLNEAVDNIVSAAQSVENAYLNIGKVSNDFEKIANESENLRNDADEIKKIANTVMNIAEQTNLLALNAAIEAARSGEAGKGFAVVADEIRKLAEESKLSANRISNFLSRISNGIKNLNAGIISGYESLKEQTKALSESSEKSKASSNVISGITQQLNSLIDALNSEAAKLDDITNSIQNLLAISEESSATAEEISASIQRFLSEIKSVFENVTQTINLLKLIQENLNKVDI, from the coding sequence ATGAAAAGTTTTGTAATGAATATATGGATAAATACTTGGAAAAAGCTTTATGGAGAAAAGGTGGTGAACGAACTTATTGAATCTTTCAATCTTAATACTGAAGTACTTTTAAATCCAATAAACGATGTGGAAGATAACTTTGTAGTAAAATTTTCGCAAGAACTTTCAAAAAAGGTTGGAAAGACATACGAGCAACTCTGGGAAGAAACAGGATTTGAGAATATTTTTACCTTTCGTTCATATTATCCTGGTTATTTTAAAAAAGACGGTATTCTTTCCTTTTTAAGTGTTATGGATATGGTACATAGGGCACTTACAAGAAGGATAAAAGGTGCAAAGCCTCCAAGAATTATTTATACTTACATAGATGAGAAGACTGCAAGGATAAGATATGAGTCTAAAAGGGATTTTAGAAGTTACTTTATAGGTTTAACAAAGGGTGCATCGAAGCTTTTTGATGATCCAGTTGAACTTGAGATTTTAAATCAAGGTTCAAATAGTTCTGGAGCTTTTATTGAAATTAAGGTTAAAGCGACAAAACCATATGGAAAATTAATAAGACTAAAGGCGTTTAAGTTAGTGTCTTTTGGTTTGTTGAAAAATATATTAAATAACAATTTAATATTTTTTCCGTTAATTTTGTTTGTTATTTCGTTATTATCTTCTTCTTTTACTCCACCAGTAGTTTCATCTATAATTATTGCTATTTCATCGTTTGTACTTTCAATTCCAGTTGTTTTTGATCTAAAGAAAGGTTTTAAATCTTTAAAATTTGATGACCTATCTTCAGTAACATATATCACTGGGGAAAGAAATTTTGAGGAAATTAGTCAAAAATTAAACAAAGCAAATGAAAAATTTAAAGAGATGTTTATATCATTTCAAGGTGATACGGAAGAGTTACTTAATTTTTCTGAAAAAACCATGAATTCCATAGATATTGTTCAAGAACAAATAGATACTATGAAAGATTTATCAACACAAGTTGCTGATACAGCTATTCAGATTAGTAACGATGCAGAGAGAATATCCGAAACAGTTTCTTCAAATGTTGAAACTATTTCACAGACAATTAATCAACAGAATGAGATAATAAAAAGTTTAAATGAGGCTGTTGATAACATAGTTTCTGCGGCACAAAGTGTTGAGAATGCGTATTTAAACATTGGAAAGGTAAGTAATGATTTTGAAAAGATAGCAAATGAAAGCGAAAATTTAAGAAACGATGCAGATGAGATTAAAAAGATAGCTAATACAGTAATGAACATAGCTGAACAAACAAATCTTTTGGCGTTGAATGCTGCAATAGAAGCTGCAAGAAGTGGTGAAGCTGGGAAAGGTTTTGCAGTGGTTGCAGATGAAATTAGAAAGCTTGCAGAAGAAAGTAAGTTATCCGCAAACAGAATTTCAAATTTTCTTTCGAGAATTTCGAATGGAATCAAAAATTTGAACGCCGGTATTATATCGGGGTATGAAAGTTTAAAAGAGCAAACAAAAGCATTATCGGAAAGTTCAGAAAAGAGTAAAGCATCAAGTAACGTAATTTCCGGTATAACCCAACAATTAAACTCACTTATTGACGCTTTAAATAGCGAAGCAGCTAAATTAGATGACATAACAAATAGTATACAAAACCTTCTGGCTATATCAGAGGAAAGCTCTGCAACTGCAGAGGAAATAAGTGCATCCATTCAAAGATTCTTAAGTGAAATTAAGAGTGTATTTGAGAATGTAACACAAACAATAAATCTTTTAAAACTCATTCAAGAAAACTTAAATAAAGTTGATATATAA
- a CDS encoding S41 family peptidase, with translation MKKHKKRLLFVIFLISIFFSSLTFAIKIESVKLQQDFDFLVLLLKEAYIDPDGLVKNQEFTEVVEDIRKKLEKPMDKLEFYKTVVPLFRYLNDYHCDIEIPSDILVFPFTLYVIDNDIYVSFSLIDDVPVKSKILKIDDISSKEIIKEFEQYLYIKNNADLKERFLSRYLTYIPTFWSKKSVKIEFEYNGVKKKIKIDAMTREEALKKVQKDKKISRTLYNFERKGNIGILRISTFKLGGRLFGDFKEFLKEIFEKNKDMSDLVIDIRRNSGGSLNSVLEVLGYLVKEELYVKYKERIKNSKYNIKILEAAGIRYDENTKGKLIEKSSALIIKPNVPTFEGKVWILIDRNIASAALVFTAIVQNNKLGKLIEKSSALIIKPNVPTFEGKVWILIDRNIASAALVFTAIVQNNKLGKVIGQRPVYSINSTMSGNIYYLPRVGFYVYIPGSYKYFPRYHEITLDYEFAMTKKEKLEWITSNSDPLLEKAIKLIENR, from the coding sequence GTGAAAAAACATAAAAAAAGGTTGCTATTTGTGATTTTTTTAATAAGTATTTTTTTCTCGTCATTAACATTTGCAATTAAAATTGAGTCGGTAAAATTACAACAGGATTTTGATTTTTTAGTTCTCCTCTTAAAAGAAGCATATATTGATCCAGATGGCCTGGTTAAAAATCAGGAATTTACGGAAGTTGTTGAAGATATAAGAAAAAAACTTGAGAAACCTATGGATAAATTAGAGTTTTACAAAACAGTTGTACCACTTTTTCGTTATCTTAATGATTACCACTGTGATATTGAAATACCATCAGATATTCTGGTTTTTCCTTTTACACTTTATGTTATAGATAATGATATTTATGTGTCTTTCTCTTTAATTGATGATGTACCAGTAAAATCTAAAATTTTGAAAATAGATGATATTTCTTCAAAAGAAATTATAAAAGAATTTGAACAATATCTTTACATAAAAAACAATGCTGATCTCAAAGAACGTTTTTTGTCCAGATATCTTACTTATATACCAACTTTCTGGAGCAAAAAGAGTGTAAAAATAGAGTTTGAATATAATGGAGTAAAGAAAAAAATAAAGATAGATGCTATGACAAGAGAAGAAGCATTAAAGAAAGTTCAAAAGGATAAAAAAATCTCAAGAACACTTTATAATTTTGAAAGAAAAGGAAATATAGGAATATTGAGAATATCTACTTTTAAACTTGGAGGAAGATTGTTTGGTGATTTCAAAGAATTTTTAAAAGAAATTTTTGAAAAAAACAAGGATATGTCAGATTTAGTAATAGATATAAGAAGAAATTCAGGAGGATCTTTAAATAGTGTATTAGAGGTACTGGGATATTTGGTAAAAGAAGAGCTTTATGTAAAATACAAAGAACGTATTAAAAATTCTAAGTACAATATAAAGATTTTAGAAGCAGCAGGAATTCGTTATGATGAAAACACAAAAGGGAAATTAATTGAGAAAAGTTCTGCTCTTATAATAAAGCCAAACGTTCCAACTTTTGAAGGAAAAGTATGGATACTTATAGATAGAAATATAGCATCTGCAGCGTTAGTCTTTACAGCTATTGTTCAAAATAATAAACTAGGGAAATTAATTGAGAAAAGTTCTGCTCTTATAATAAAGCCAAACGTTCCAACTTTTGAAGGAAAAGTATGGATACTTATAGATAGAAATATAGCATCTGCAGCGTTAGTCTTTACAGCTATTGTTCAAAATAATAAACTTGGGAAGGTAATTGGCCAAAGACCTGTTTACTCAATAAATAGTACTATGTCTGGTAATATATATTACCTACCAAGAGTAGGATTTTACGTTTATATTCCTGGTTCATATAAGTACTTTCCAAGATATCACGAAATAACACTGGATTATGAATTTGCAATGACAAAAAAAGAAAAGCTAGAATGGATAACTAGCAATTCTGATCCATTGCTTGAAAAAGCAATAAAACTTATTGAAAATAGGTAA
- a CDS encoding radical SAM/SPASM domain-containing protein codes for MRIMEFKLINRFGKKLLFLPNEILLFEIDNELFSLLYHRDTLPSFVKEEIYKQIPNNQKNNFAKSEKNFNIDAIVLTISHECNLQCKYCYGNSGTYNNAGIMDFKIAKMAIEKLFDKEQSNVGISFFGGEPLINFEVIRQVVKFAKKYLGKNVRFGITTNGTLINDDIASFLKNNDFNIMVSLDGNKLNNDKLRRTKNNEGTYTRIIEGIKTLTSHDINRRISVHATLTSVNNDLIELVKHFVNMNLLFTIQLVTEKELGLRPNLDKLSSTIDKYGKYIINLAKRKDYEKVFTQTFGWIKFTMDILRRRSKRFYPCGGGRRVLVVNPIGDVYICHRLDGSDNGKVGNIVKNTREEIIKNAERLFSNKIHEVDHLQDCVNCWAKYICAGRCYHESLIETNKWNSIDKYSCHFRKKLIELGLILYAHLPDELRNSFSKNNKIIN; via the coding sequence ATGAGAATCATGGAATTTAAACTTATAAATCGTTTTGGAAAGAAACTTCTCTTTTTGCCAAATGAAATTTTATTATTTGAAATTGATAATGAGTTATTTTCGTTATTATACCATAGAGATACTTTGCCAAGTTTTGTTAAAGAAGAAATATACAAACAAATACCAAATAATCAGAAAAATAATTTTGCAAAATCTGAAAAAAATTTCAACATTGATGCAATTGTTTTGACAATTTCTCATGAATGTAATTTACAATGTAAATATTGTTATGGAAACTCTGGTACTTACAACAACGCTGGGATAATGGACTTTAAAATTGCAAAAATGGCAATTGAAAAATTATTTGACAAAGAACAATCAAATGTAGGAATTTCATTTTTTGGTGGAGAACCTCTAATTAACTTTGAAGTTATAAGACAGGTTGTAAAATTTGCAAAAAAATATCTTGGGAAAAATGTAAGATTTGGGATAACAACTAATGGAACTTTAATAAATGATGATATAGCAAGTTTTTTGAAAAATAATGATTTTAACATTATGGTAAGTTTGGATGGCAATAAATTGAACAATGATAAATTGCGCCGCACAAAAAATAATGAAGGTACGTATACTCGTATTATAGAAGGTATTAAAACATTAACTTCACATGATATAAATAGGAGAATTAGTGTTCATGCTACCTTAACTTCGGTAAATAACGATTTAATTGAGTTAGTAAAACATTTTGTGAATATGAATTTACTTTTCACAATTCAACTAGTTACAGAAAAAGAATTAGGATTAAGGCCTAACCTTGATAAATTATCTTCGACAATTGATAAGTATGGAAAATATATTATAAATTTAGCGAAGAGAAAAGACTATGAAAAAGTTTTCACTCAAACATTTGGTTGGATAAAATTTACTATGGATATTCTTCGAAGAAGAAGCAAAAGGTTTTATCCATGCGGTGGTGGTAGAAGAGTTTTGGTTGTAAATCCAATAGGAGACGTTTATATTTGCCATAGATTGGATGGGAGTGATAATGGCAAAGTAGGAAATATAGTTAAGAATACTCGTGAAGAAATTATTAAAAATGCAGAAAGATTGTTTTCTAATAAAATTCATGAAGTGGATCATTTACAAGACTGTGTTAACTGCTGGGCAAAGTACATTTGTGCTGGAAGATGTTATCATGAATCACTGATTGAAACTAATAAGTGGAATTCCATTGATAAGTACAGTTGTCATTTCAGAAAGAAATTAATTGAATTAGGGCTAATATTATATGCGCATCTACCTGATGAACTAAGAAATAGCTTTTCAAAAAACAACAAAATAATTAACTAA
- a CDS encoding MBL fold metallo-hydrolase codes for MEFKLYKTSGFLGTNTYVFKKERIYVVDPGFGIGRYLGDIPVCVLLTHGHYDHIAGLTELNVEKVYISKEDKKMLYDPNENFSHLFGTTFIYEKDAEDIDVFFETIKVPGHTLGSRIIIFEDLIFTGDTVFCNTVGRSDLGGSKKLMNEAIKRLNDVFLKLNKNMFILPGHEKVCKISDLFKINPFFKNGNY; via the coding sequence ATGGAATTTAAATTGTACAAAACATCTGGATTTTTAGGGACGAATACTTATGTTTTCAAAAAAGAAAGAATTTATGTTGTGGATCCAGGTTTTGGAATAGGTAGGTATTTAGGTGATATACCCGTTTGTGTGCTTTTAACTCACGGGCACTATGATCATATTGCTGGTCTTACAGAACTTAATGTGGAAAAAGTTTATATTTCTAAAGAAGATAAGAAAATGTTGTATGATCCAAATGAGAATTTTTCTCATCTTTTTGGGACAACGTTTATATATGAGAAAGATGCAGAAGATATTGATGTTTTCTTTGAAACAATAAAGGTTCCTGGGCATACTTTGGGGTCTAGGATAATTATATTCGAAGATTTAATATTTACAGGAGACACTGTATTTTGCAATACAGTAGGGAGAAGCGATTTGGGTGGGTCAAAAAAATTGATGAATGAAGCAATTAAAAGATTAAACGATGTATTTTTAAAACTTAACAAAAATATGTTTATTTTACCAGGGCATGAAAAAGTGTGTAAAATCTCAGATTTATTTAAAATAAACCCTTTTTTTAAAAATGGAAATTACTAG
- a CDS encoding IclR family transcriptional regulator has translation MRIVARSYLMEILLQTGQTVHMVIKEGFEGVYIEKLESFRSLPMILRTGMRAPLYCTAFGKSILAYLSHEELKKYISSVAAKKKTPNTITNGKVLKMELQKVRKQGYAIDNEENEQEVTCIGNLILNHKG, from the coding sequence ATAAGAATTGTGGCTCGCTCTTATTTAATGGAAATTTTATTGCAAACAGGCCAAACTGTCCATATGGTTATAAAAGAAGGGTTTGAGGGAGTTTATATAGAAAAATTAGAAAGTTTTAGAAGTTTACCAATGATTTTAAGAACAGGAATGAGAGCACCTCTTTACTGCACGGCATTTGGTAAATCAATCTTAGCATATCTATCCCATGAAGAACTAAAAAAATACATATCAAGTGTAGCGGCCAAAAAAAAGACTCCTAATACCATTACAAACGGAAAAGTTTTAAAAATGGAATTACAAAAAGTCCGGAAACAGGGTTATGCAATTGACAACGAAGAAAATGAGCAAGAAGTAACATGTATAGGAAATCTTATTTTAAATCATAAAGGATAG
- a CDS encoding ABC transporter ATP-binding protein, translated as MDIKTRQKIYELIEELVQKKKIVLFATHEIEELKKIDKIVILQKGRKIGELNVREHKEIETILLKYV; from the coding sequence GTGGATATAAAAACGCGGCAAAAGATATATGAACTTATTGAAGAGTTGGTTCAAAAAAAGAAAATAGTTCTTTTTGCAACACATGAAATAGAAGAGTTGAAAAAGATAGATAAAATAGTAATACTTCAAAAAGGTAGAAAGATAGGCGAGCTAAATGTTAGAGAGCATAAAGAAATAGAGACTATACTTTTGAAGTATGTTTAA
- the rd gene encoding rubredoxin, giving the protein MKRYVCSVCGYVYDPEVGDPDNGIEPGTSFEELPENWVCPVCGVGKDQFEEE; this is encoded by the coding sequence ATGAAAAGATACGTATGTTCCGTATGTGGATATGTATATGATCCAGAAGTAGGAGATCCCGATAATGGAATAGAACCAGGAACATCATTTGAAGAACTACCAGAAAATTGGGTATGTCCAGTATGCGGTGTAGGTAAAGATCAATTTGAAGAAGAATAG
- a CDS encoding ATP-dependent Clp protease ATP-binding subunit, with protein sequence MRYLDEKMQELVQQAAENLENKRQNLLKPEHVLYEVLQEETIQKILLKDKGLSLEEIFDRLEELIESQYGVYYGSGSGVYISNELSRIFELSRKEAKLLGSNKVSPVHFLLALLKDGSTQAASILSRYGITYEEIIKKVKELSESGELDGEGNVLTKYTVDLTKLAKEGKLSPVIGREKEIERVIEILSRKTKNNPVLIGDPGVGKTAIVEGLAQRIVEGKVPDKLKNKRILMLDLGKMLAGSKYRGEFEERLKKVMEEINKLKNNVILFIDELHTIVGAGAAEGAMDASNMLKPALARGELHAIGATTLEEYRKHIEKDKALARRFQPVFVEEPSVEETIRILKGLKETYEKHHNVKITDEAIEAAAKLSSKYIQDRFMPDKAIDLIDEAAAKVSLKSSDPKISELKEKIKSLSEKIDELTINSKYKEAAEMKQQMFKLQKQYEELEKKYGTDTVSAETVAKVVESWTGIPATKMMESEKEKLLKFEELVHQRMVDQEEAVRVVADAIRKARAGIKDPNRPIGTFLFLGPSGVGKTELAKTIAELLFGSENALIRIDMSEYMEKHSVARLIGAPPGYVGYDQGGQLTEAVRRKPYSVILLDEVEKAHPEVFNVLLQMFDDGRLTDGKGNTVDFRNTIIIMTSNLASDKILRKVEAGIDFEKIEETVREDLKHYFRPEFINRIDHIVIFKPLTKENMKEIVEKLVAKLEKRLKEKKLKISLTDTAKEYLASKGYDPAFGARPLRRLIEREIETPLSRKIIAGEIIEGDVVLVDEKDGKLIVEKEKQLTK encoded by the coding sequence ATGAGATATTTAGATGAAAAGATGCAAGAGTTAGTTCAGCAAGCAGCTGAAAATCTGGAGAACAAAAGGCAAAACCTTCTAAAACCGGAACACGTATTATACGAAGTACTTCAAGAGGAAACCATTCAAAAAATTTTATTAAAAGATAAAGGATTAAGTTTAGAAGAGATTTTTGATAGATTAGAAGAACTAATAGAAAGTCAATACGGGGTATACTATGGTTCCGGTTCAGGTGTTTACATATCAAACGAGTTATCTAGAATTTTTGAACTTTCAAGAAAAGAAGCAAAATTATTAGGTTCAAACAAAGTTTCTCCTGTACATTTTCTTTTAGCACTGCTAAAAGACGGTTCCACACAAGCTGCATCAATACTATCTAGATATGGTATAACCTACGAAGAGATAATTAAGAAAGTAAAAGAATTATCTGAAAGTGGTGAATTAGATGGAGAAGGAAACGTACTTACAAAATATACAGTTGATTTAACTAAGCTTGCAAAAGAAGGAAAATTATCACCAGTTATTGGAAGAGAAAAAGAAATAGAAAGGGTTATAGAGATTCTCTCCAGAAAAACAAAAAACAACCCTGTATTAATTGGTGATCCCGGAGTTGGTAAAACTGCAATTGTGGAAGGTCTCGCACAGAGAATTGTCGAAGGAAAAGTACCAGACAAATTAAAAAACAAACGTATTTTAATGCTTGACTTGGGTAAAATGCTTGCAGGAAGTAAATATCGTGGTGAATTTGAAGAAAGACTTAAAAAGGTGATGGAAGAAATAAATAAATTAAAAAACAACGTTATATTATTTATTGATGAACTTCATACAATTGTCGGAGCGGGTGCTGCTGAAGGTGCTATGGATGCATCAAATATGCTAAAACCTGCACTTGCAAGAGGAGAATTACATGCAATAGGCGCAACAACATTGGAAGAATATAGAAAGCATATTGAAAAAGACAAAGCTCTTGCACGAAGATTCCAACCTGTCTTTGTAGAAGAGCCAAGTGTTGAAGAAACTATAAGAATATTAAAAGGTCTAAAGGAAACTTACGAAAAACATCACAACGTAAAAATCACAGATGAAGCTATAGAAGCTGCAGCAAAATTATCTTCAAAGTACATACAAGATAGATTTATGCCAGATAAAGCAATAGATTTAATAGACGAAGCTGCAGCAAAAGTAAGTTTAAAGTCTTCCGACCCAAAAATCTCTGAATTAAAAGAAAAGATAAAATCTTTAAGTGAAAAGATTGATGAATTAACCATCAATTCAAAATATAAAGAAGCAGCTGAAATGAAACAACAAATGTTCAAATTACAAAAGCAATACGAAGAGCTCGAAAAAAAATATGGTACAGATACCGTCTCCGCCGAAACTGTAGCAAAGGTTGTTGAATCTTGGACTGGAATTCCAGCAACAAAAATGATGGAATCTGAAAAAGAAAAATTATTAAAGTTTGAAGAATTAGTTCACCAAAGAATGGTTGATCAAGAAGAAGCAGTAAGAGTTGTAGCAGATGCAATAAGAAAAGCAAGAGCAGGAATAAAAGATCCAAATAGACCTATCGGAACTTTCCTATTTTTGGGGCCAAGTGGTGTCGGTAAAACAGAACTTGCAAAGACTATTGCAGAGTTGTTGTTTGGTTCAGAAAACGCATTAATTAGGATTGACATGAGTGAGTATATGGAAAAACATTCAGTAGCAAGACTTATCGGTGCACCTCCAGGATACGTTGGATATGACCAAGGAGGGCAACTTACTGAAGCTGTTAGAAGAAAACCATACAGTGTTATCTTGTTAGATGAAGTTGAAAAAGCACACCCTGAAGTTTTCAACGTGTTATTACAAATGTTTGATGACGGAAGATTAACCGATGGAAAAGGAAATACTGTTGATTTCAGAAATACAATAATAATCATGACAAGCAATCTTGCAAGTGATAAAATCTTAAGAAAAGTAGAAGCAGGTATAGACTTTGAAAAGATAGAAGAAACGGTAAGGGAAGATTTAAAACATTACTTTAGACCAGAGTTTATAAATAGAATAGACCACATTGTAATCTTTAAACCTCTAACTAAGGAAAATATGAAAGAAATTGTCGAAAAATTAGTTGCAAAGCTTGAAAAAAGGTTAAAAGAAAAGAAGTTAAAGATAAGCCTAACAGATACTGCAAAAGAATATCTAGCTAGCAAAGGATATGATCCTGCATTTGGTGCAAGACCTCTAAGAAGACTTATAGAAAGAGAAATCGAAACACCATTATCAAGAAAGATAATAGCAGGTGAAATAATCGAAGGTGATGTTGTTCTTGTTGACGAAAAAGATGGAAAATTAATAGTTGAAAAAGAAAAACAGTTAACAAAATAA